In Planctomycetaceae bacterium, the DNA window CCATCCCGGCTGGGCAGGGCAGGTGATTATGGCCTGGTCGATGCTGCGGGCGATGGGGCTCGACGGCGACATCGGCACCATTACCGTCGACCTTGCCGGCGACACCGCCAAAGCATCGGCTGGCCATCGCGTGGATAGGTTCGCGGATGGAAAGCTGACCCTGACAAGTTCCCGTTATCCGTTTTGTGCCCGCGGAGACCTGCACGACGACAACTCGATCCGATCCGGCATGACGCTTGTGCCCTTCATGGAGGAACTCAACCGGCTTGTGCTGAAGGTCGCCGGCGCGGAACCGTCGGCTTCATACCGAATCACCTGGGGCGAACAGTCGCGGCAGTACAGCGGTGAAGAACTTTCTCGCGGCGTGAATCTTGCCGCGGATTTCGAACAAAACCCCTTCTGCGACGCGTTTGATCGAGTCGATGCAGCCGTCGCGGCAAAGCAGGCGTATGAAACTCAGCAGGTGAAAAAGGTGTTTCACGGTGACGAGGGCAGGGCTGATTTCCAGGCGGCGGTCGAACGGACGGAAGCCGAACGGGGGCCGCTGGCCGAAGCCATTGCCGCCGCCATGCAGCCGGTGACGCACTCGATCGTGATTCAGAAAGCCGGACAGTAAACATCGGCGGACGAAACTCGGGTTCTTTCTTCGCCGGACTTAACGGAGCACGTCATGTTACCAATTCGCAGTTGTCGATTGCCCTGGCTTCAATTGACCGGTCTTGTTTCAGCTGTGTTCCTGTCGCCGGCAATTCCGACTTCGGCCGACGACGCAGTCGGCGTTGATCGCGATTTGGTAAAAGTCGCCGCCGTGCAGATCATCGGCTACGACAAGGGCGACCTTCCGCGCGAAGGATTCGATCCGGCGGCTCAGATGATTTCGTATATCGACAAGGCCGGAGGCGACGGTGCTCAGTTGGTGGTCTTTCCCGAATACGTGCTCGGTCACATCCGTGTTCCAGGACCGGAAACCGAACGCATTGCCGCCCGCGCGAAGGCGAACTCAATCTATGTCATCGTCGGCTGCTGGGAAGAGTTTCCGGACGGCACGTTCGCCAACACGGCGCTGATTTTCGGCCGCACCGGAGAAATCGTCGGCAAGTACCGCAAGACTCACGCGGCCGTCGATCATTTCGAAGGCAGCCCGCCATGGACAAAGCCGCTTTCGGACAAATCACGAGACTGGATGCTGCAGAACGATCCGGAATGGGTGATGGAAGCCGGTCAGGATCTGCCTGTGTTCGAATTGGATTTCGGAAAAGTGGGCATCATGACGTGCTACGACGGTTGGTTTCCGGAACCTCCGCGAGTGATGTCACTGAAGGGTGCCGAACTGATCGTGTGGATCAACGGCCGGGGCGGTTCGGTCGAAGACTTCATCGTCAAATCGACCATGTTTCAAAGCCACGTCGCGATGATCACCACCAATCAGGCCTACGGCGGCGGCACGATGATCGCGGATACTCAGCAATGGCCGGCTCGCATCATCGCGCGGTGTCCGGATCAGCAGGAAGCCTGGATTTCCGGAACCATCAATCTGAAACAGGTTCGTCAGGTTCGAGCCAGCAGCCGAAACTTCGCGCAGCGCCGACCGGATCTTTACGGGCGGCTTGCAACGCCCGAGGCTGCCGTCGCGACTGACAGTAATCCGAAGTGATCGTTGCCGGAGCGGAACGTTGCTTCGAATCAATCCGCTGCATTACAGCACGCCGAATTTTTCGTATGCGTCGACGGCTTTCATGCCGCCGCGGATCGCATCGCGGACGGCGTTTTCGGCGTGAGCTTTTTCCCACGACAGACGCAGCACTTCCGATTCGGCTCGCTGCGGAATTACGACGACACCATCGTCGTCGGCGACGACCAGATCGCCGGGATGGAAGACAACGCCGTCGATTTCCACCGGAACGTCGCGGTCGATGACTCGCTGCCGATCCTTGCTGTCGTACAGGCAGGTGCCGCGGGCGACCACCGGGAAATTCATCTGCCGGATCTTTGCGACATCGCGCACGGCACCATCCACGATGGCTCCCACGCAGCCGCCGTTCGTGACGGCTGTCGTCAGCAGTTCGCCCCAGATTCCCGAACGCATGGAACCGCCGGCCGCGGCAATGAAGACGTCATCCGGCTGACAACTGTCGACGGCTTTCAGTTCCAGATCGTAAGGTCGCGGGTCGCTGTGAAACATGTCGGCCCACAAAGTCGTGCGGCAGCGGCCGACAATCATGCCGCCGGTCGTAACGGCCTTCAGCGGCACGCGCGGAGACTGGTTCCGGAATCCGGCCACATCCAGAGCATCGCAGATCACGGCCGAATACAGATGGTCGCGGACATGTTGCAGAGTGATTTCTTCCGGCGGTCGTGTCATCGTCGTCTTTCGCTATTCTTCGAACCCGGTCAGGCGGTCGAAAGGTAGCGAACCTCACACAGGAATTGCATCGAAATGCGAGTCGGAATCATTGCGCTGCTGCATGAATCGAACACGTTTTCCTGTCAGCCCACAACGCTGGAATCGTTCCGCCAGAACCTGCTGCTGACCGGCGAACTGATTCGTGCCGCTCTGGCGGACGCTCACCACGAAGTCGGAGGCTTCTTTGCCGGACTGGCAGCCGCTGGCGCCGACGCCGTGCCACTGATTGCCGCGCGAGCCCTGCCGTCCGGGACGATTCGTACGGATGATTTTTCGCAGCTTGTTGAACAGTTGCTGCACGCGGTTCAGCAGGCCGGTCCGCTGGACGGGGATCCTGGTCGCTCCGCACGGCGCGACGGTGAGTGAACGACACCCCGATGCCGACGGCTACTGGCTGAACGAACTGCGCAAAGCGGTCGGTTCGGAGTTGCCGATTATCGGGACGCTGGATGCTCACGCGAATCTGTCGCCGCTGATGGTTGAGAGTTGCAACGCGCTGATCGCCTACCGCACGAATCCTCACCTGGATCAGCGCGAACGCGGCGAGGAAGCGGCTCGGCTGTTGGTACGCACGATTCGCGGCGAAGTGTCGCCGACCATGTCCGCTCGGTTCCCGCCAATGGCGATCCAGCATCGAACGGCAATGTACCGACGAACCGCATCTGCGTCCGCTGTATCAGGCTGCGGATGCTCAGTTGCGAGCCGACGGAGTTCTTTACCAACAGCATCCTGCTGGGTTTTCCATACGCGGATGTCGCGGAAATGGGGTCGTCGGTTGTTGTCGTCACTGACGGAGACACGCCGCTGGCCGATCGCATGGCCGACGATCTGGCAGCGACAATGTGGAACACGCGTGACCAGTTCCGCGGCGAATTCACTGTCGCGCAAAGGCTCTGCAGCAGTGTGAAGGAAGCTCGGGCCGCATTTGCCTGCTGGACATGGGAGATAACGTCGGCGGGGTTCGGCAGCGGACGGAACTGAAACTTCTCGCCGCGATTCACGCCGCGCGCGTCGGCTCCCGCGTCTGCATGCCTTCGATCCCGGAAACAGTCGCCGCTTGTGAACAGTCGGGTGCAGGAACTCGCGTGACGCTCAGTGTCGGAGGCAAGTCGGATGATCTGCACGGACCGCCGATCCGGGTCGAAGTCACTGTCCGATCGCTGCACGACGGAAAGTTCCGCGAACCCTGCGCCGCGCGTCATGGCGGAATCACGGACTTCGACCAGGGACTCACAGCCGTCTGCGACACGGACAACGGCCTGACGCTGATGCTGACATCGCCGCATGGTGCCGTTCAGCCTGCAGCAGTTGATCAGTTGCGATGTCGACCCCAGGCAGTTTCGAATTCCTGGTAGCGAAGGGAGTCAACGCGCCTCATCGCCGCGTATCGAGAAGTCTGCGACACATTCATCCGAGTCAACACGATGGGATCCACCTGCGCGGACATGTCGCGGCTGAGCTATCAACACCGGCGACGCCCGCTGTTTCCAATCGAACCCGAAACCGAGTTCATTCCACTTTCCGGTCGGCGTTGAGGCCCAGGGCGGCGAGGCCGGCGAGGATGTGAAGCCGCAGGCGAACAGCAGGAAGGCTTCGTGCCAGTCGCCGTTGGTGTCCCACTGTTCCAGCACAATCGGGACCAACAGCGGCGTCGTGGCGGCTCCCAAATTGCCCCACATGTTGCCCCAGCCAAAGACAGCGGCCGTGTTTCTGCCGCCGACGTCCTGCATGTAGGCCCAGATCGCCGGAACGCTCAGGTCTGTGGCGAATGCAACCAGAGAAGCCGCGGCGATGAATGCCCAGGCGGATTCCAGGTACAGGCACGACAAATACGCGGAGACCGCCAGCACGTAGCTGGCGACGACCGGCAGAGATCGTCCCCACCGGCGACCGAGAACTCTGACGGCGCGGTCGGTGATCGGACCGCCGGACAGCATTCCCACGATGCCCGCGCACAGCACGGTTGTCGACATCAGGCCGCCGACTTTCGCGTCGACGTGCTTGACGTCCTGCAGATACTTCGGCAGCCACGTCACCAGAAACACCCAGCCGATGTTGATGCCGTATTGCACCATGCACATCAGCCACATCGTGGGACTTCTGACCAGCGGCAGCAGCGGCGGAAACGGTGGACGTCCGGTGTCGGTCGCGTCCGTGTCGAATTGTGTGATCAGGTTCTGCTCTACTTCATTGCAGTCCGGATGTTCCGCCGGTCGGTCACGAACGACGAATCGAAATGCCGCCGCGACGACAAATCCGGCCAGTCCATAAATCACCAGCACCATGCGCCATCCGACCACATCAGCCAGCAGGAAGGCTGTCAGGATCGGAGCTATAGCGCCGCCGACTCGCCCGCCGAACGAAACGATGCCGCTGGCCGTTCCACGATTCGGCAGTGAGATCCAGCGTTTCACCAGACTGCTGGCGGTTGGATAGCAGCCGGCCTGAGCGAGTCCGAACAGCATCCGGGCCGCGATCAGGACAACAAACCCGTTGGCCAGTCCGGTCAGCATCGTGCAGACCGACCAGATCGCGATGTAAGCAGGCAGCATCAGCCGCGCGCCGAAGCGGTCGGATAGCCAGCCGGCGGGTACCTGAGCGAGTGCGTAGGTGAAGAAGAAGGCAGACAGCACGGCCCCGGTTTGCTTTTCGGTCAGCGTCAGCGCCGAAGTAAATTCCTGCAGCTTGGCGATTTCGGCGATGCACACTCGATCCAGGTACAGCATCACCGCCGCGAGTGTGGTGACACCTACAACCTGAAAACGCACGTTCGTGGTTGTGACGGAAGTCAGTGTGTCGGATGCAACGTGTGGGTTGTCGTGACCAGCTGAATCTGCGCTGGCGGGGTTGCGATCACTCAT includes these proteins:
- a CDS encoding carbon-nitrogen hydrolase family protein, translating into MLPIRSCRLPWLQLTGLVSAVFLSPAIPTSADDAVGVDRDLVKVAAVQIIGYDKGDLPREGFDPAAQMISYIDKAGGDGAQLVVFPEYVLGHIRVPGPETERIAARAKANSIYVIVGCWEEFPDGTFANTALIFGRTGEIVGKYRKTHAAVDHFEGSPPWTKPLSDKSRDWMLQNDPEWVMEAGQDLPVFELDFGKVGIMTCYDGWFPEPPRVMSLKGAELIVWINGRGGSVEDFIVKSTMFQSHVAMITTNQAYGGGTMIADTQQWPARIIARCPDQQEAWISGTINLKQVRQVRASSRNFAQRRPDLYGRLATPEAAVATDSNPK
- a CDS encoding RraA family protein → MTRPPEEITLQHVRDHLYSAVICDALDVAGFRNQSPRVPLKAVTTGGMIVGRCRTTLWADMFHSDPRPYDLELKAVDSCQPDDVFIAAAGGSMRSGIWGELLTTAVTNGGCVGAIVDGAVRDVAKIRQMNFPVVARGTCLYDSKDRQRVIDRDVPVEIDGVVFHPGDLVVADDDGVVVIPQRAESEVLRLSWEKAHAENAVRDAIRGGMKAVDAYEKFGVL
- a CDS encoding M81 family metallopeptidase, translated to MRVGIIALLHESNTFSCQPTTLESFRQNLLLTGELIRAALADAHHEVGGFFAGLAAAGADAVPLIAARALPSGTIRTDDFSQLVEQLLHAVQQAGPLDGDPGRSARRDGE
- a CDS encoding M81 family metallopeptidase, with protein sequence MLSCEPTEFFTNSILLGFPYADVAEMGSSVVVVTDGDTPLADRMADDLAATMWNTRDQFRGEFTVAQRLCSSVKEARAAFACWTWEITSAGFGSGRN
- a CDS encoding MlrC C-terminal domain-containing protein — translated: MGDNVGGVRQRTELKLLAAIHAARVGSRVCMPSIPETVAACEQSGAGTRVTLSVGGKSDDLHGPPIRVEVTVRSLHDGKFREPCAARHGGITDFDQGLTAVCDTDNGLTLMLTSPHGAVQPAAVDQLRCRPQAVSNSW
- a CDS encoding MFS transporter → MSDRNPASADSAGHDNPHVASDTLTSVTTTNVRFQVVGVTTLAAVMLYLDRVCIAEIAKLQEFTSALTLTEKQTGAVLSAFFFTYALAQVPAGWLSDRFGARLMLPAYIAIWSVCTMLTGLANGFVVLIAARMLFGLAQAGCYPTASSLVKRWISLPNRGTASGIVSFGGRVGGAIAPILTAFLLADVVGWRMVLVIYGLAGFVVAAAFRFVVRDRPAEHPDCNEVEQNLITQFDTDATDTGRPPFPPLLPLVRSPTMWLMCMVQYGINIGWVFLVTWLPKYLQDVKHVDAKVGGLMSTTVLCAGIVGMLSGGPITDRAVRVLGRRWGRSLPVVASYVLAVSAYLSCLYLESAWAFIAAASLVAFATDLSVPAIWAYMQDVGGRNTAAVFGWGNMWGNLGAATTPLLVPIVLEQWDTNGDWHEAFLLFACGFTSSPASPPWASTPTGKWNELGFGFDWKQRASPVLIAQPRHVRAGGSHRVDSDECVADFSIRGDEAR